Within the Vespa crabro chromosome 5, iyVesCrab1.2, whole genome shotgun sequence genome, the region GCAGTGATCACATCTGTACATTAacattttatgtatgtatggtatATGtgcataatcataataatatagaaaatgatattatatataaaaaaaaatgtttatttcaagacaaaattaaatgatcactgcctataatatatattaatattcaagAACACACTGACAGGTTTTAATTGTACATCATTCATCCAAGGAATcgcaaaattataaaattttctctatatttatttacccactcttaataatttatttcatagttGCAGTCTATATTCAAACAGATATCCTTTAATCACTCATTATATCTGTAATTGAGAACAGGCATTAATCAAAAACTAATTTGTTACATAGTTTAAGAACTACTTATTCTGTTGTATTCTGAGCTGAAAATTTCTGTAGCCTACGTCTCCTTAACATTTCTTGCTCACTTATGGGTTCTGTTTCAGCTCTAGATGATGTTTCTGaagttatttcaatattacttGTGCTTGATTGACTAACTGTTTTATCATTAACTGTGTCTGGAACAGAAGTATCTGCATTTATTACAGTGCGAGAACTCTCACCTTCATTTTTACTAGCTAGACATGTATCTTTTTCTTGGTTTGTAGCCATATTTGTTGGAGcatttgtattttcttctGTTGCAGTAGGAGGCTTAGGGATGCTGTAACATTAAACAAAGGCattggtaataatgataaagaattaACTATTAATCTCTATTTAGTAAATGatagtagaaaaaaattactaatataatatttattatatttttggaataataattagtttgCATTTATACTGACTTAGCAGTGGCAGCTGCTGCTTGATATTGGTTCATCATAGCATTAGCAGCATCTAACAACAGTTGTACTCTTTGTAATGTTTGTATTCTTGCTTCTACTGCTTGTCGTAAATTGCCCTCCATTGCTCTGAGTTCATCTTCAGTAAGTTCTGTTAAATTAGGCGGAGGTGTAGGAATAGGTGGCAATGGTACCATAGGAGGAAATGGTGGGGCAAAAATTGGTACACTTCCGGCTGGTAAATTTTGGAATGGTGTCAAAGGAACATTTCCAACATTATTTTGACCTTGTTGTTGTGGCATCACACCTGGAGCTTGCAATCCTGCCCAAAAACCTGGCAATTGGAAGCCCTGACCTATATaacataatgaatattattacaattttactTATGCATATTCAATGCACATTCATTTTActatacaaaaattaattataaattataacatacCTTGTGGATTTAATCCTGCTGCTGGAGGAGGTTGGGGTGCTTGTTGACCTTGCTGTGGATTTTGTTGTCTTGTCTCTGTATTAATTGTAGTTGgtcttaaaatatttaaacgacATGTTGGACAAGTTTGTTGACGTTGAAACCAAGAACGAAGGCATGcagtatgaaaaatatgattacATGGTAACTTTTTGCTTGCTGCTACCATTTCTTCTCTGTAAAAgactttcttatatatatttataacaaaatacattattaaagaatacagaaattattatgtaatattaactTACCGACAAATTATGCATACATTATCAGCAGCTGCTAATTCTTCAGGTGTTGCATCGGGATAAAGTGTATTCATATTTCTAATAGCCCTGCGTGACATTACAATGTCATGGAATGCCTTTTTAAAATCACGCATTGTATAATACATAGGACGAAGTGCAAATAAAGGTAGAGTAAACagttttatcattatagttaCGAAAGCAATATATAAAGTGACCTAAAcataataagattatatagtattacatacaataaaaagaacatgAAGGTACATATTTTACTATACCTTTAGAAAACCAATAACCAATTctgtgtataataaaaatactggCTTATTGTCCCATGGATTTTCACTTTGCAAATCTAttgtgtgtaatatatattttacagtaatatttattacaacaGTCAATAAAATCGCATATTCAAATCCAAACACAAGTTGTACTGAAGGACCTTTTGTAGCAGTTGTACTATATGCGTAATGAATCATTGTTAAATTAATGACAAATAGAAGTCCTAATAAAGTCACGACTCTCAGATGAAATAGCCATGTTATCACTGGACTTCTTTCCATCTGTAAAATCAGAAACAAACTATTAAATTTCCTTTATATACAagatgttatatattattttataaatgtttaaatatcatcaaatatctaaataaaattttatatccttGATTGTATGTgcacaaaaataatttatattaaaaaatataaaaaagataaaatacttACGTAATCAACACGATCTTCAGCTAACCAGTG harbors:
- the LOC124424145 gene encoding E3 ubiquitin-protein ligase synoviolin A isoform X1, whose protein sequence is MREAGIMLISAALTCAVIGNAYYQRKQFYPTVVHITKSNPSMTVIYAQTLILVFMINAFLRKIFFGTLRAAELEHLVEKVWYAVTETCLAFTVFRDDFSPKFIALFTLLLFLKSFHWLAEDRVDYMERSPVITWLFHLRVVTLLGLLFVINLTMIHYAYSTTATKGPSVQLVFGFEYAILLTVVINITVKYILHTIDLQSENPWDNKPVFLLYTELVIGFLKVTLYIAFVTIMIKLFTLPLFALRPMYYTMRDFKKAFHDIVMSRRAIRNMNTLYPDATPEELAAADNVCIICREEMVAASKKLPCNHIFHTACLRSWFQRQQTCPTCRLNILRPTTINTETRQQNPQQGQQAPQPPPAAGLNPQGQGFQLPGFWAGLQAPGVMPQQQGQNNVGNVPLTPFQNLPAGSVPIFAPPFPPMVPLPPIPTPPPNLTELTEDELRAMEGNLRQAVEARIQTLQRVQLLLDAANAMMNQYQAAAATANIPKPPTATEENTNAPTNMATNQEKDTCLASKNEGESSRTVINADTSVPDTVNDKTVSQSSTSNIEITSETSSRAETEPISEQEMLRRRRLQKFSAQNTTE
- the LOC124424145 gene encoding E3 ubiquitin-protein ligase synoviolin A isoform X2 — translated: MREAGIMLISAALTCAVIGNAYYQRKQFYPTVVHITKSNPSMTVIYAQTLILVFMINAFLRKIFFGTLRAAELEHLVEKVWYAVTETCLAFTVFRDDFSPKFIALFTLLLFLKSFHWLAEDRVDYMERSPVITWLFHLRVVTLLGLLFVINLTMIHYAYSTTATKGPSVQLVFGFEYAILLTVVINITVKYILHTIDLQSENPWDNKPVFLLYTELVIGFLKVTLYIAFVTIMIKLFTLPLFALRPMYYTMRDFKKAFHDIVMSRRAIRNMNTLYPDATPEELAAADNVCIICREEMVAASKKLPCNHIFHTACLRSWFQRQQTCPTCRLNILRPTTINTETRQQNPQQGQQAPQPPPAAGLNPQGQGFQLPGFWAGLQAPGVMPQQQGQNNVGNVPLTPFQNLPAGSVPIFAPPFPPMVPLPPIPTPPPNLTELTEDELRAMEGNLRQAVEARIQTLQRVQLLLDAANAMMNQYQAAAATANIPKPPTATEENTNAPTNMATNQEKDTCLASKNEETSSRAETEPISEQEMLRRRRLQKFSAQNTTE